The following are encoded in a window of Brevibacillus ruminantium genomic DNA:
- the atpG gene encoding ATP synthase F1 subunit gamma, translating into MAKGIREVRSKIKSTKNMRQITKAMKMVAAAKLRRNQEKAEAARPYADKIQEVIASIASGTSGSKHPMLQSRPVKKTGYIVITSDRGLAGGYNANILRAVINRIAEKHKSKDEYGIFVIGRKGSDFLKKRDYPLLEEATGLPASPSFADIKKIASAAVAMFENEQIDELYLCYNKFHSAISQTPTVKQLLPLEAPESNNNRTVNYEYEPSSEEVLANLLPKYAETLVYSALLEAKASEEGSRMTAMGNATDNATDMISRYTLQYNRARQAAITQEISEIVAGANAQA; encoded by the coding sequence GTGGCTAAAGGAATACGTGAGGTTCGTAGCAAAATCAAAAGTACGAAAAACATGCGCCAAATCACGAAAGCGATGAAAATGGTGGCGGCAGCCAAGCTCCGCCGCAACCAGGAGAAGGCTGAGGCAGCACGTCCTTACGCTGACAAAATCCAGGAAGTGATCGCAAGCATTGCGAGCGGAACCTCTGGCTCCAAGCATCCAATGCTTCAATCCCGTCCTGTGAAAAAGACTGGTTACATTGTCATCACTTCCGATCGCGGTTTGGCTGGTGGATACAACGCCAACATCCTTCGCGCCGTGATCAACAGGATCGCCGAAAAGCACAAGTCTAAGGATGAGTACGGCATTTTTGTGATCGGACGAAAAGGCAGCGACTTTTTAAAGAAGCGCGACTATCCGCTTCTGGAAGAGGCTACTGGCTTGCCGGCAAGCCCATCCTTTGCCGACATCAAAAAGATTGCGAGTGCGGCGGTTGCGATGTTCGAGAACGAACAAATCGATGAACTGTACCTGTGCTACAACAAATTCCATAGTGCAATTTCGCAGACACCTACCGTAAAACAATTGCTGCCGTTGGAAGCTCCCGAGAGCAACAACAACCGCACAGTGAATTACGAGTATGAGCCGTCCTCGGAAGAAGTACTGGCGAATCTGCTGCCGAAATATGCGGAAACACTGGTGTACAGTGCGCTGCTGGAAGCGAAGGCTTCCGAAGAAGGTTCCCGTATGACTGCAATGGGCAACGCGACAGACAACGCAACGGATATGATCAGCCGTTACACGTTGCAGTACAACCGTGCCCGTCAGGCAGCCATTACGCAAGAGATTTCCGAGATCGTAGCGGGTGCTAACGCACAGGCGTAA
- the atpA gene encoding F0F1 ATP synthase subunit alpha: protein MSAIRPEEISSLIKERIANFTSEIEVVDVGTVIQVGDGIARVHGLEKAMQGELLEFQNGVMGMVLNLEEDNVGVVIMGPFRDIKEGDTVKRTGRVMEVPVGEALLGRVVNPLGQPIDGEGPIANDGFRPIESPAPGVMARKSVHEPLQTGIKAIDAMIPVGRGQRELIIGDRQTGKTAVALDTIINQKGQNMICIYVAIGQKQSTVANIVETLRKAGALEYTIVVSATASDPAPMLYLAPYTGVTMGEYFMYKGQHVLCVYDDLSKQAAAYREMSLLLRRPPGREAYPGDVFYLHSRLLERAAKLSDELGAGSITALPFIETQAGDISAYIPTNVISITDGQIFLETDLFNAGQRPAVNTGLSVSRVGGSAQIKAMKKVAGPLKLELAQYRELAAFAQFGSDLDKATQARLTRGERLMEIMKQGQFDPMPVEKQVASIYSATRGFLDDIPVADVRRFEKEMLSFLESNKPQLLEHIRTTKDLPDEKEFNAAIEEFKKGFSVTR from the coding sequence GTGAGTGCAATCAGACCAGAAGAGATTAGCTCCCTCATCAAAGAGCGGATCGCTAATTTTACATCTGAAATCGAAGTTGTGGACGTAGGAACAGTCATCCAGGTTGGTGACGGTATTGCTCGCGTTCACGGTTTGGAAAAAGCCATGCAAGGGGAGCTCCTCGAGTTCCAAAACGGCGTTATGGGTATGGTACTCAACTTGGAAGAAGATAACGTGGGTGTCGTTATTATGGGTCCTTTCCGCGACATTAAGGAAGGCGACACAGTAAAACGTACAGGCCGCGTAATGGAAGTTCCAGTAGGGGAAGCGCTGCTCGGCCGCGTAGTAAACCCACTGGGTCAACCAATCGACGGTGAAGGCCCTATCGCAAATGACGGTTTCCGCCCGATCGAGAGCCCAGCTCCTGGCGTAATGGCGCGTAAATCCGTACACGAGCCGCTTCAAACAGGTATCAAAGCGATCGACGCGATGATCCCGGTTGGACGCGGACAGCGTGAGTTGATCATTGGCGACCGCCAAACTGGTAAAACAGCAGTGGCGCTCGACACGATCATCAACCAAAAAGGTCAAAACATGATTTGTATCTACGTGGCAATCGGTCAAAAGCAATCCACTGTTGCCAACATCGTAGAAACCCTGCGTAAAGCAGGCGCTCTGGAATACACCATCGTCGTATCCGCTACAGCTTCTGACCCAGCTCCGATGCTGTACCTGGCACCTTACACAGGTGTAACGATGGGTGAATACTTCATGTACAAAGGACAGCACGTTCTTTGCGTATACGATGACCTGTCCAAACAGGCTGCTGCATACCGCGAAATGTCCTTGTTGCTCCGTCGTCCTCCAGGCCGTGAAGCATACCCTGGTGACGTTTTCTACCTGCACTCCCGTCTGCTGGAGCGCGCTGCGAAATTGTCTGATGAACTGGGAGCAGGTTCCATTACCGCTCTGCCGTTTATCGAGACCCAAGCGGGTGACATTTCCGCATACATTCCAACCAACGTGATCTCCATCACCGACGGTCAGATCTTCCTGGAGACAGACTTGTTCAACGCAGGTCAACGTCCAGCGGTGAATACCGGTCTCTCCGTATCCCGCGTAGGTGGTTCCGCGCAAATCAAGGCGATGAAAAAGGTAGCAGGTCCACTCAAGCTTGAGTTGGCTCAATACCGTGAGTTGGCTGCGTTTGCCCAGTTCGGTTCCGACCTGGATAAAGCAACCCAAGCTCGTCTGACCCGTGGTGAGCGCTTGATGGAAATCATGAAACAAGGTCAATTCGATCCGATGCCGGTAGAAAAACAAGTAGCTTCCATCTACTCCGCGACAAGAGGCTTCCTGGATGATATCCCAGTGGCTGACGTACGCCGCTTCGAGAAGGAAATGCTGTCTTTCCTCGAGTCCAACAAGCCACAACTGTTGGAGCATATCCGCACGACGAAAGACCTTCCAGATGAAAAAGAATTCAACGCAGCGATCGAAGAGTTCAAAAAAGGCTTTTCGGTAACTCGCTAA
- a CDS encoding F0F1 ATP synthase subunit delta: MSGGVGKRYARALFEVASERGKIDQVEADLGAVVQAVEQNADLSKILLHPHIAAGAKQSLVDDLFKSHISEEVHNFLTVLIENGREAQVALIHQAFVKLANEARGIADAVVTSAHPLSAEEQAELADKFGQRLNKKLRVTNVVDASILGGIVIQIGDRLYDGSMKTKLELFAHQQ; the protein is encoded by the coding sequence ATGAGCGGCGGAGTAGGTAAGCGCTACGCTCGCGCTTTGTTCGAAGTAGCAAGCGAGCGTGGAAAAATTGATCAAGTGGAAGCTGACCTGGGAGCCGTTGTGCAAGCCGTGGAGCAAAACGCTGATCTGAGCAAGATTTTGCTTCATCCGCATATTGCTGCAGGAGCAAAACAATCGCTGGTAGACGATTTGTTTAAAAGCCACATCAGCGAAGAAGTGCACAACTTCCTGACTGTCTTGATTGAGAATGGAAGAGAAGCCCAAGTGGCGCTCATTCATCAGGCGTTTGTGAAGCTGGCGAACGAAGCGCGCGGTATCGCCGACGCAGTCGTTACCAGTGCTCATCCGCTTTCTGCCGAAGAGCAAGCAGAACTCGCAGACAAGTTCGGGCAAAGACTGAACAAAAAGCTGCGCGTAACCAATGTGGTGGATGCTTCCATCCTTGGAGGAATCGTCATCCAGATCGGTGACCGCTTGTACGACGGCAGCATGAAAACGAAACTCGAGCTTTTTGCGCATCAACAATAA
- the atpF gene encoding F0F1 ATP synthase subunit B — protein MLDFGAVSLEWGTLLFQVIVFIILLIAVAKYATKPIAGVLEKRRQYVENEIASAERSRQESEALLAEQRRLLDEARVEAKSIIDRATKQATTESAKIVADAQEASERMKADASKELAREVEKAKAELRDQMAGLSVLLASKIIEKELDEAAQKETVNKFLTQVGDRL, from the coding sequence ATGCTTGACTTTGGAGCCGTATCCCTTGAATGGGGCACGTTACTGTTCCAGGTGATCGTTTTCATTATCCTGTTGATCGCCGTAGCCAAGTACGCTACCAAGCCGATCGCAGGTGTTTTAGAAAAGCGCCGTCAATATGTAGAGAACGAGATCGCTTCTGCAGAGCGCAGCCGCCAAGAGTCAGAAGCATTGCTGGCTGAGCAACGCCGTTTGCTCGATGAAGCTCGCGTGGAAGCAAAATCCATTATTGATCGTGCGACCAAGCAAGCGACTACAGAGTCTGCCAAAATTGTGGCAGACGCTCAAGAAGCCAGCGAGCGCATGAAAGCAGATGCGAGCAAGGAATTGGCTCGTGAAGTGGAAAAGGCAAAAGCGGAATTGCGCGACCAGATGGCTGGCCTGTCTGTTCTTCTGGCTTCCAAAATTATTGAAAAAGAGCTGGATGAAGCAGCGCAAAAAGAAACCGTCAATAAATTCCTCACTCAAGTGGGAGATCGCCTATGA